A region of Esox lucius isolate fEsoLuc1 chromosome 3, fEsoLuc1.pri, whole genome shotgun sequence DNA encodes the following proteins:
- the LOC105010334 gene encoding vimentin A2, which translates to MTTPRGLQSSYKKYFGAERNINRSPSYSSSRQLYSNPTAVRSSRVSFGLSSVAPGFYASRSQRLRSSTSMPRLTSETLDFSLSNAVNSEFKTNRTNEKAQMQSLNDRFASYIEKVRFLEQQNKILQAELEQLRGKGTSHSRIGDLYEDEMRELRRQVDQLTNEKARVEVHRDNLSDDLERLREKLQEEMVQREEAENTMQGFRADVDNAALSRLDLERKVESLQEEINFLKKLHDEELLELQSQVSESQQVQMDMDVVKPDLTAALRDVRSQYENLSSKNMQESDEWYKSKFADLADSASRNVEALRVAKQEANDYRRQVQGLTCEVDALKGSNESMERQMREMEENFSMESSGYQDNISRLEEDIRNMKDEMARHLREYQELLNVKMALDIEIATYRKLLEGEESRISSPLPNFSSSLNLRETMMDSRPMVETTVSKKVLIKTIETRDGQVINESTNHDDPIEVYD; encoded by the exons ATGACAACCCCCCGTGGTCTTCAGTCTTCCTATAAGAAGTATTTCGGAGCGGAGAGGAACATAAACCGATCCCCATCCTATTCATCCAGTCGCCAACTGTACTCCAACCCGACTGCGGTGCGCTCCTCCCGCGTCTCTTTCGGCCTGTCTTCCGTCGCCCCGGGGTTCTATGCATCCAGGTCTCAGCGGCTCCGCAGCAGCACCTCCATGCCCCGGCTTACCTCCGAAACCCTGGACTTCTCTCTGTCCAATGCTGTAAACTCTGAGTTCAAGACCAACCGGACTAACGAGAAGGCGCAGATGCAATCGCTTAACGACCGATTCGCAAGCTACATTGAGAAGGTTCGGTTCCTCGAACAGCAGAATAAAATATTGCAGGCCGAGTTGGAGCAGCTCCGGGGTAAGGGCACCTCCCATTCTCGCATTGGAGACCTGTACGAGGACGAGATGCGGGAACTGCGGCGACAGGTGGACCAACTGACGAATGAGAAGGCTCGTGTTGAAGTGCACCGGGACAATCTGTCTGATGACTTAGAACGGCTCAGAGAGAA ATTGCAGGAGGAGATGGTCCAGCGTGAGGAGGCAGAGAACACCATGCAAGGCTTCAGAGCG GATGTAGACAATGCAGCTCTGTCCAGACTCGACCTTGAGAGGAAGGTGGAGTCACTGCAGGAGGAGATAAACTTCCTGAAGAAACTACATGATGAG GAGCTGTTGGAGCTACAGTCACAGGTGTCGGAGTCTCAGCAGGTTCAGATGGACATGGATGTGGTCAAACCCGACCTGACCGCTGCTCTTAGGGATGTCCGCTCTCAGTACGAAAACCTGTCCTCCAAGAACATGCAAGAGTCTGATGAATGGTACAAGTCTAAG TTTGCTGACCTGGCAGATTCTGCATCCCGTAACGTTGAAGCACTCCGGGTTGCTAAGCAGGAGGCCAACGACTACAGACGCCAGGTTCAGGGGCTTACCTGTGAGGTTGACGCCCTGAAGGGAAGT AATGAATCTATGGAACGCCAaatgagggagatggaggagaactTCAGCATGGAGTCATCTGGTTACCAGGACAACATTAGTCGTCTGGAGGAGGACATTAGGAACATGAAGGATGAGATGGCACGACATCTCAGAGAATACCAGGAACTCCTCAACGTCAAGATGGCCCTGGATATAGAGATCGCCACCTACCGAAAACTtctggagggggaggagagcaG AATCAGCTCTCCTCTGCCAAACTTCTCCAGCTCATTGAACCTAAGAG AGACCATGATGGATTCCAGACCCATGGTTGAAACAACAGTGTCCAAGAAAGTTCTGATTAAGACCATTGAAACCAGAGATGGACAG GTGATCAACGAGTCGACCAACCATGATGACCCGATCGAGGTCTACGATTAG